The Arctopsyche grandis isolate Sample6627 chromosome 10, ASM5162203v2, whole genome shotgun sequence genome window below encodes:
- the LOC143917983 gene encoding eukaryotic translation initiation factor 4H-like isoform X2, whose translation MGDRSDWGRDMGGGGNGNGNGNGNGGGGSGGERVPRMLNGRPLPMEPPYKAFVGNLPDGLVAGDMNSVFKDFKIKKIDLVMDRVTDKFKGFCYVEFDDLDTLVRALQLNDILQVEGHVIRIDIAEGKRNDRRGGPGGPRGGGGGGFTGRSGGGGPGGGGGGGNPANFDNFGRRDDRDRGRDGGGRDGGGRDDRDGGRGGGPGGPGGPGGPGGPGGPGGRDRGFQPPEDFGRGTRRPAPRTERRFDDLPPASANPDTTGRPRLKLAPRTVATPINSLAETSQATSIFGGARPREEKKDEKEEEIKN comes from the exons ATGGGCGACCGAAGCGATTGGGGCAG GGACATGGGCGGGGGCGGCAACGGCAACGGCAACGGCAACGGCAACGGCGGGGGCGGCAGCGGCGGCGAGCGCGTCCCGCGGATGCTCAACGGACGGCCGCTTCCCATGGAGCCCCCCTACAAGGCCTTCGTCGGCAACCTGCCCGATGGCCTCGTCGCCGGAGACATGAACTCCGTCTTCAAA gattttaaaattaaaaagatagACCTAGTAATGGACAGGGTTACGGACAAATTTAAAGGATTTTGTTATGTGGAGTTTGATGACTTAGATACGCTCGTCAGAGCGTTGCAACTGAACGATATACTTCAAGTCGAAGGCCACGTTATAAGAATTGATATAGCCGAAGGGAAACGCAACGACAG GAGAGGAGGGCCAGGGGGACCACGAGGCGGAGGCGGTGGTGGTTTTACTGGAAGAAGTGGAGGCGGCGGTCCTGGTGGTGGCGGTGGAGGTGGTAATCCTGCCAACTTCGACAACTTTGGCAGGAGAGACGACAGAGACAGGGGAAGAGATGGTGGTGGCAGAGACGGCGGTGGCAGAGACGATCGTG ATGGTGGTCGGGGTGGTGGTCCCGGCGGCCCCGGAGGCCCTGGCGGCCCTGGCGGTCCCGGAGGCCCTGGTGGACGGGATCGAGGCTTCCAACCTCCAGAAGACTTTGGCAGGGGTACTCGTAGACCGGCTCCACGTACTGAAAGGCGTTTTGATGATCTTCCCCCAGCTAGTGCTAACCCAG ATACCACTGGTCGTCCCCGATTGAAGCTCGCACCGAGAACTGTAGCTACTCCAATTAATTCTTTGGCCGAGACAAGTCAGGCGACATCCATATTTGGAGGGGCACGCCCCCGCGAAGAAAAAAAGGATGAAAaggaagaagaaataaaaaattaa
- the LOC143917983 gene encoding eukaryotic translation initiation factor 4H-like isoform X1: MGDRSDWGRDMGGGGNGNGNGNGNGGGGSGGERVPRMLNGRPLPMEPPYKAFVGNLPDGLVAGDMNSVFKDFKIKKIDLVMDRVTDKFKGFCYVEFDDLDTLVRALQLNDILQVEGHVIRIDIAEGKRNDRRGGPGGPRGGGGGGFTGRSGGGGPGGGGGGGNPANFDNFGRRDDRDRGRDGGGRDGGGRDDRGFGDRDGGRGGGPGGPGGPGGPGGPGGPGGRDRGFQPPEDFGRGTRRPAPRTERRFDDLPPASANPDTTGRPRLKLAPRTVATPINSLAETSQATSIFGGARPREEKKDEKEEEIKN; the protein is encoded by the exons ATGGGCGACCGAAGCGATTGGGGCAG GGACATGGGCGGGGGCGGCAACGGCAACGGCAACGGCAACGGCAACGGCGGGGGCGGCAGCGGCGGCGAGCGCGTCCCGCGGATGCTCAACGGACGGCCGCTTCCCATGGAGCCCCCCTACAAGGCCTTCGTCGGCAACCTGCCCGATGGCCTCGTCGCCGGAGACATGAACTCCGTCTTCAAA gattttaaaattaaaaagatagACCTAGTAATGGACAGGGTTACGGACAAATTTAAAGGATTTTGTTATGTGGAGTTTGATGACTTAGATACGCTCGTCAGAGCGTTGCAACTGAACGATATACTTCAAGTCGAAGGCCACGTTATAAGAATTGATATAGCCGAAGGGAAACGCAACGACAG GAGAGGAGGGCCAGGGGGACCACGAGGCGGAGGCGGTGGTGGTTTTACTGGAAGAAGTGGAGGCGGCGGTCCTGGTGGTGGCGGTGGAGGTGGTAATCCTGCCAACTTCGACAACTTTGGCAGGAGAGACGACAGAGACAGGGGAAGAGATGGTGGTGGCAGAGACGGCGGTGGCAGAGACGATCGTGGTTTTG GAGATAGAGATGGTGGTCGGGGTGGTGGTCCCGGCGGCCCCGGAGGCCCTGGCGGCCCTGGCGGTCCCGGAGGCCCTGGTGGACGGGATCGAGGCTTCCAACCTCCAGAAGACTTTGGCAGGGGTACTCGTAGACCGGCTCCACGTACTGAAAGGCGTTTTGATGATCTTCCCCCAGCTAGTGCTAACCCAG ATACCACTGGTCGTCCCCGATTGAAGCTCGCACCGAGAACTGTAGCTACTCCAATTAATTCTTTGGCCGAGACAAGTCAGGCGACATCCATATTTGGAGGGGCACGCCCCCGCGAAGAAAAAAAGGATGAAAaggaagaagaaataaaaaattaa
- the Mybbp1A gene encoding MYB binding protein 1a: MTADTMRPDEAETEMEVEMESEEEGAVAGKGVGPRCGSVPLTAFSQLGEAQVSGALALLPLLLDTRTTFESQEFQYSLTRLIRGIASSRQTAREGYFCTLTILLKYRTDFSITVLLEKLNKELKIGSLSKSETGEVCTGHVLVCGSVIRSGRFISCSEEERAEVIKALFNAGSKKAYLSLPAHVFLTDFIRQSTEEDVREKLWSHLKEPLSCPLNEYSLDSLYCLLTLSDCCPSIVKKLCKKKLKISSLFCDDTLPMLSDKLMSAPEFSFINHPVYEAFGRELAKSDYLVKFWSNGIEPKLNVQNENRVLIALTILGVVLKNIGANSKQIPHLLGEHFLPCILEWFKGFQSATQSGKMLKFKGKQKYFVHENKGKQIILKSKEILGLLQEALQQDGVEDETKLEVLKKLLFYPGDIMFCDITNTRLIKILIEDLKVDGVYNFADILKKVIINESKKTQASSERFWTIIEKLRAAEMLTYLINHRTTIDDVQWRIKNMQFFIQIGLFKALKDDDLYISSELAGGIKKCFFRCLTFRSPKLETLLTILSSLVEYIDKGIKSNPELVAKNVKAFSPVVLESWKTMNEFNKKLTSSEKMQNTKASTVFQILSLHSGLFLFSEIMTTDMAKNSLDEVQSCYDHYVKDKKNKKKSKPTYKDGDIVDVEPEWTEVLVDVFLSFLSRDSYLLRTVVQCVFRLLCEYLTPSAIGQILSVLDPDNDTNILSNKGDDSDDENNDEDDDDIDPENESEEDAEKDQTKEIDEDSSEDDDNDDSNEENDDDDNNITVNDQLRMAVQKALGSAAPDTDTESIDADNIDDEEGKRLDSALSSAFRMLRQSKGEMTKKEKKNIRTVMEFRIRVLDLIQIYLEKVPSMDICLGMLSPLFKCLEFSIKDSLQQPLEKKVRKCIKYLYSIKNFSSSDDVTMEVLANYLTAITSRGNRTQFVFQALGDVITKCSTFIVRCSQKLNIPETTSKKKKKTNISPITEIYKESLEAFFTKRDCLLPVIFFHDILNIKWDGNWILLEKIVEKVVDDNVRQFRKNEALEMINIFYTNLKRGPQVNIAESSNKLKELENNFSREIIAYLNKNDGTNVNERFFTILMKVFISIKNFYNCLKQLTDNMDWKNIGEAVQSCRNHIKLRNNQDYFKFCNVFKLEKLKNTTQVITAAKKESIDSGHDSNTDEEVTENGERLQNGVCNGNKTESNPKSEKRNKSKKGKVTKKESKMLRVQASSEGFPDISFTKLLECSNINVDDIGDESASEEEAKPVKKRKAETPALDKPKKSKKSVA; this comes from the exons ATGACAGCCGACACGATGCGGCCGGATGAAGCAGAGACAGAGATGGAGGTAGAAATGGAGTCGGAAGAGGAGGGCGCAGTCGCCGGCAAGGGCGTCGGCCCCCGCTGCGGCTCCGTCCCGCTGACTGCCTTCTCCCAACTGGGCGAGGCGCAGGTGTCGGGGGCGCTCGCACTGCTGCCTCTGCTGCTCGACACCCGCACCACTTTTGAG TCTCAGGAATTCCAATATTCGCTGACTCGCCTGATCAGAGGAATCGCTTCCAGCAGACAGACTGCGCGGGAAGGATATTTTTGTACGCTCacaattttgttaaaatatagGACCGATTTTTCCATCACCGTTCTATTAGAAAAGTTAAATAAGGAACTGAAAATCGGAAGTCTTTCGAAGAGT GAAACTGGAGAGGTTTGTACCGGACATGTCTTGGTTTGTGGTTCGGTGATTCGTTCTGGACGTTTTATTTCGTGCTCCGAAGAAGAGAGAGCTGAAGTCATCAAAGCTCTATTTAATGCTGGTAGTAAAAAAGCGTATCTCAGTTTACCGGCTCATGTTTTTCTTACAGATTTTATACGACAG TCGACTGAAGAGGATGTACGTGAAAAACTTTGGTCACATTTGAAAGAACCATTGTCGTGTCCATTAAATGAATATTCACTCGATAGCTTATATTGCCTTCTTACGCTGAGCGATTGCTGTCCTTCCATAGTTAAAAAGCTTTGTAAAAAGAAGCTGAAAATTTCATCTCTCTTTTGTGATGATACGCTGCCGATGTTATCCGATAAATTGATG AGTGCTCCTGAGTTTTCTTTCATAAATCATCCTGTTTACGAAGCTTTCGGCAGGGAGCTCGCGAAGTCAGATTACCTCGTGAAATTTTGGAGCAATGGAATAGAACCCAAACTAAACGTACAAAATGAGAATAGAGTTCTCATTGCTTTGACCATATTAGGTGTCGTTCTAAAAAATATTGGTGCTAATTCTAAACAAATTCCGCACTTGTTAGGCGAGCACTTTTTACCGTGCATATTAGAATGGTTTAAAGGTTTTCAATCGGCCACACAGTCGGGGAAAATGCTCAAGTTTAAGGGAAAACAAAAGTATTTTGTCCATGAAAATAAAGGAAAgcaaatcattttaaaatctaAAGAAATTCTTGGGCTTTTACAAGAAGCACTACAGCAAGATGGTGTCGAAGACGAAACTAAATTAGAGGTTTTAAAGAAACTTCTTTTTTATCCGGGTGATATCATGTTTTGTGATATCACTAATACGAggcttattaaaatattaattgaagactTGAAAGTAGATGGAGTTTATAATTTTGCCGATATCTTAAAAAAAGTTATCATCAACGAGAGTAAAAAAACTCAAGCTTCTTCTGAGAGATTTTGGACAATTATAGAAAAATTGAGAGCAGCTGAGATGCTcacatatttaattaatcatagAACTACTATCGATGATGTTCAATGGAGGATTAAAAACATGCAATTCTTCATTCAAATTGGCTTATTCAAAGCTCTCAAAGATGATGATCTATACATCAGTTCAGAATTAGccg gtggTATTAAAAAGTGCTTCTTCAGATGCTTAACTTTCCGGTCGCCTAAGCTTGAAACTCTATTAACAATACTCAGTAGTCTAGTTGAATACATTGATAAAGGTATAAAATCAAATCCAGAACTTGTTGCGAAAAATGTAAAGGCATTTTCACCAGTTGTTTTAGAAAGTTGGAAAACAATGaacgaatttaataaaaagttaacATCATCAGAAAAGATGCAAAATACTAAAGCGAGCACTGTATTTCAAATTCTATCTCTTCACAGCggtctatttttgttttctgaaATAATGACCACTGATATGGCAAAAAATTCACTCGATGAAGTCCAGAGCTGTTATGATCATTACGTAAAAGATaagaaaaacaagaaaaaatctAAACCTACTTATAAAGATGGTGATATAGTCGATGTAGAACCAGAATGGACGGAAGTTTTGGTGGACGTATTTTTAAGCTTTTTATCCCGTGACTCTTACTTGCTACGAACAGTAGTACAATGCGTTTTTAGACTTCTATGCGAATACCTCACCCCGTCAGCTATTGGTCAAATATTATCTGTTCTGGATCCTGACAATGATACAAACATTCTGTCAAATAAAGGAGACGATTCAGATGACGAGAACAatgatgaagatgatgatgacatTGATCCTGAAAACGAGTCTGAAGAAGACGCTGAAAAGGACCAAACAAAAGAAATCGATGAAGATTCATCGGAAGATGATGATAATGACGATAGTAATGAAGAaaacgatgatgatgataataacaTAACTGTCAATGATCAATTACGAATGGCTGTTCAAAAAGCTCTCGGTTCAGCTGCTCCTGATACTGACACTGAAAGTATCGATGCTGACAATATAGACGATGAAGAAGGAAAAAGATTGGATAGCGCTTTATCCAGTGCTTTTAGAATGCTTCGTCAATCGAAAGGTGAAATGACgaagaaagaaaagaaaaatataaggaCCGTAATGGAATTTCGCATAAGAGTTTTAGATCTCATTCAGATTTATCTTGAAAAAGTTCCCTCGATGGACATATGTCTGGGTATGCTATCGCCTCTATTTAAATGTCTTGAATTCAGCATCAAAGATTCCTTGCAACAACCTCTAGAAAAAAAGGTCCGAAAATGCATAAAATATCTTTatagtattaaaaatttttCATCATCAGATGATGTGACTATGGAAGTATTAGCCAACTATTTAACGGCTATTACAAGTCGAGGAAATAGAACGCAATTTGTTTTTCAAGCACTCGGCGATGTTATCACGAAATGTAGTACATTCATTGTCCGCTGTtcccaaaaattaaatattcctgAAACTACAtctaaaaagaaaaagaaaactaACATTTCACCTATCACTGAAATTTATAAAGAGTCTTTGGAAGCGTTCTTCACTAAAAGAGATTGTCTTTTGCCTgttatatttttccatgatattttaaacataaaatggGATGGAAATTggattttattagaaaaaattgttgaaaaagtTGTGGATGACAATGTGAGACAGTTCAGAAAAAATGAAGCTCTCGAAATGATCAATATATTTTACACTAATTTGAAAAGAGGACCGCAGGTTAATATTGCTGAATCGTCTAACAAATTAAAGGAACTAGAGAATAATTTTTCGAGAGAGATCATtgcgtatttaaataaaaatgacggTACTAATGTTAACGAAAGATTCTTTACAATATTAATGAAAGTCTTTATCTCCATAAAAAATTTCTACAATTGTCTCAAACAGCTCACCGACAATATGGATTGGAAAAATATCGGCGAAGCTGTGCAATCGTGTagaaatcatataaaattacgTAACAATCAAGACTACTTCAAATTTTGTAACGTTTTCAAACTTGAGAAATTGAAAAATACAACGCAAGTCATCACTGCGGCAAAAAAAGAATCCATTGATTCTGGTCATGACAGTAATACGGATGAGGAAGTGACAGAAAATGGTGAACGGTTACAAAATGGCGTTTGCAACGGGAATAAAACTGAATCGAACCCCAAATCTGAGAAAAGAAACAAGTCCAAGAAAGGAAAGGTAACTAAAAAAGAATCAAAAATGCTTCGAGTACAGGCATCTTCTGAAGGATTTCCGGATATATCATTTACAAAATTACTCGAATGTTCGAATATTAATGTCGATGATATTGGAGACGAGAGCGCCAGCGAAGAAGAGGCCAAACCAGTCAAAAAACGAAAAGCTGAGACCCCTGCTCTCGATAAAcctaaaaaatctaaaaaaagtgtagcttaa
- the LOC143917986 gene encoding armadillo repeat-containing protein 6 homolog — MVRVASQEAFESAVKETMTDFEMTQEEAIEDVVEQFRAQGVDLSNVIKDLILSDPTNQHAICKSVQNTNKILDDKSDDTSELITELNTLKMECDKDIAHKLMASKEGAYQTIIKCITQYEENDIILLAALKCMVTLMEGQPDLLLMKDILIFNKLLKKNDEVVIETLRWISNCCLKHENNRQTIFKTKILNNFKDMMELHKNNPKILVELCTVLRHLVLDDDIRVEFGQAHEHARLIATDTLHLLTQMLADFKSHEDFVADILLTIATLVVRHEFCQKVDEAGGLQFIFDVMIEFHDKEKINRQCFKLLKALAGNDDVKRNIVKKGGAHLICSALDSHKEISHSASCGLGCVSAIALREVENSKAFFEAGLPEIIIQCINIHSDNMSIVRNASWAIRNMVTRLPENRSKFLELHAEEALNNALNVFGSEIAHDIKSALIDLGCNVKLNEQWTGKGGKIHTSENSNELYE, encoded by the exons ATGGTAAGAGTCGCAAGTCAAGAGGCATTTGAGTCAGCCGTCAAGGAGACGATGACTGACTTCGAAATGACCCAGGAAGAAGCCATAGAAGACGTAGTAGAACAGTTTCGAGCACAG GGTGTCGATTTATCGAACGTTATAAAGGACCTAATACTATCAGATCCAACAAACCAGCATGCGATTTGTAAAAGTGttcaaaatacaaacaaaattcTAGATGACAAGTCGGACGACACTTCAGAGTTAATAACAGAACTGAATACATTAAAA ATGGAATGCGATAAAGACATAGCGCATAAACTCATGGCATCTAAAGAAGGTGCATATCAAACTATCATAAAATGTATAACGCAATATGAAGAgaatgatataattttattggcCGCTCTTAAATGTATGGTCACACTCATGGAAGGTCAACCAGATTTGTTGCTAATGAAGGACATTCTGATTTTTAACAA attattaaagaaaaatgatgaagtcGTAATAGAAACTCTTAGGTGGATATCCAACTGTTGTTTAAAACACGAAAATAACAGACAGaccatatttaaaacaaaaatattgaacAACTTCAAGGATATGATGGAGTTGCACAAGAACAATCCCAAA ATTTTAGTCGAGCTGTGCACAGTTCTTAGACATTTGGTGCTAGATGACGATATACGTGTAGAATTCGGTCAAGCGCACGAACATGCTCGTCTCATAGCTACAGACACTCTTCACTTGCTCACACAAATGCTTGCAG ATTTTAAATCGCATGAAGATTTTGTCGCCGACATATTGCTCACTATTGCGACTCTGGTAGTGCGTCACGAATTTTGTCAAAAGGTAGACGAAGCTGGAGGTcttcaatttatatttgatgTTATGATTGAGTTCCacgataaagaaaaaataaacagacaatGTTTTAAATT GTTAAAAGCTTTAGCTGGAAATGACGATGTTAAACGAAATATTGTAAAGAAAGGTGGAGCGCATTTAATATGTTCTGCACTCGATTCtcacaag GAGATATCACATTCAGCATCGTGTGGCTTAGGATGCGTTTCAGCAATCGCTTTGAGGGAAGTAGAAAATAGTAAAGCTTTCTTTGAAGCTGGATTGCCtgaaattattatacaatgtataaaCATCCATTCTGATAACATGAGCATTGTG AGAAACGCAAGTTGGGCTATTAGAAATATGGTAACAAGATTACCAGAAAATCGATCCAAATTCCTCGAACTTCATGCCGAAGAAGCCTTGAATAATGCTTTGAACGTATTCGGAAGTGAAATTGCTCACGATATTAAGTCAGCGTTGATTGACTTGGGCTGCAATGTAAAATTGAACGAACAGTGGACTGGAAAAGGCGGCAAAATCCATACATCGGAAAACAGCAACGAACTGTACGAATAA
- the SMC5 gene encoding structural maintenance of chromosomes 5 — translation MSDRYACRGAIRRIALENFVTYKKVELYPGPHLNIIIGPNGTGKSTFICAIVLGLCGKTSVIGRAKKIGEFVKSGCEDAVIEIELYCGGSNKSVTINRHFNLENVSVWSIDRKTVKEKQVQELVASLNIRVDNLCQLLPQDRVQDFSKLNQQELLKSTLLAVSGQEAVSLLEELIESKTKSRDSHAKLNNNAKQLYEEEQKNARLETVLTSMNEVKKIKSEVDVCEKKKIWCEYERLKAEVDILTNDKKEALKLEKKYRKELEPYQRTIKTMEERNQLFSKNKSACSTAISILKNKMNSTLEISEVEAGKIHEIKSDWQTKIAQQQNRRRDIEQAKATLTKIEDDRDNLLKTCGSESRLKAEIGELLKPITKVNKALEDLRRTKADHQYDIESQISPQIKMLQNKLHNLRDAGNKRLDILKNMSDHTFKALHWLRENKNLFKHPVYEPMILELNFTEPHMAKYLENTVGVRDLTAFTFEDYSDMNLFIRKVRGELKLNMTNAVCSPSSNAVYSPPVDISQLKHLGFYTYLLNTVTGPSPILRYLCKQYGIHRIPIGDAKTYDVSQNVPSNISFFFTINHRFVIRVSSYSGRKLTSTSEIRKSRYLSHTIDQASIDSVEKNIENFTRQREKKINTMKEIDIKLSNFDENLNTYIAERQKLHESLDRMKTILSRVRMQQNKINTMENQPSFDIEVEKEKYNSDMNNCVVKLTQLQEKVFALFVDLKEEVIKTDVLNVNLRVIYTNLLEKKRQQTEHQNNLTNIELTLSTINNKLTSVLAKAKEKLRMAKHITGEFLPHQKGFPFMKEFSELPSELDELQEHITTLQARINCMDGGDDNVVEEYKRRKEVIKKLRQEIDEIAKLDQNDALRIQSLRNKWLPPLEKQIEDINQKFSGMFAQLGCAGEVKLSKTGAEDDYDLYGISILVRFREDAELQQLTRTTQSGGERALATALYLMALQQLSQAPFRCVDEINQGMDPINERKMFQLLVKITTECDASSQYFLLTPKLLKNLEYTKSIKVHTIMNGPQAVKYSKWNFKRFIRNGLKN, via the exons ATGTCAGATCGCTATGCGTGTCGAGGAGCTATTCGTCGAATAGCCCTCGAGAATTTCGT GACTTACAAAAAAGTTGAACTATATCCGGGACCACATCTTAACATAATAATTGGACCAAACGGAACTGGAAAGTCTACCTTTATTTGTGCGATTGTTCTTGGACTGTGTGGCAAAACAAGTGTAATAGGACGTGCTAAAAAG ATTGGTGAATTTGTTAAAAGTGGTTGCGAAGATGCTGTCATAGAAATTGAATTGTACTGTGGTGGCAGTAATAAGAGTGTAACTATTAACCGCCACTTTAATCTCGAAAATGTATCAGTTTGGAGTATTGACAGGAAAACGGTGAAAGAAAAGCAAGTCCAAGAGCTCGTTGCTTCGCTAAATATCCGCGTTGATAATTTATGTCAGCTTTTACCGCAAGACAGAGTAcaagatttttcaaaattgaatcaaCAAGAATTGTTAAAAAGTACTCTACTAGCTGTAAGTGGACAAGAAGCTGTATCTTTATTGGAAGAGTTGATTGAGTCTAAAACTAAAAGCAGAGATTCACATGCAAAGTTGAATAATAATGCTAAACAACTATATGAAGAAGAGCAGAAAAATGCCAG attagagACAGTCTTGACTTCTAtgaatgaagtaaaaaaaatcaaatctgaAGTAGATGTAtgtgaaaaaaagaaaatttggtGTGAATATGAGCGTTTGAAGGCTGAAGTGGACATCTTAACAAACGATAAGAAGGAAGcattgaaattggaaaaaaaatatcgaaaagaaTTAGAACCTTATCAAAGGACGATAAAAACGATGGAAGAACGTAACCAAttgttttctaaaaataaatcagcTTGT TCAACTGCCATATcgatactaaaaaataaaatgaattcaacCCTCGAGATATCCGAAGTCGAAGCTGGAAAAATTCATGAAATAAAAAGCGATTGGCAAACGAAGATTGCTCAGCAACAGAACAGACGAAGGGATATCGAACAAGCCAAAGCAACATTGACAAAAATTGAAGACGATAGAGATAATCTATTAAAAACTTGTGGCAgtg AGTCAAGATTGAAAGCCGAAATTGGAGAACTTTTGAAGCCTATTACAAAGGTAAATAAAGCATTAGAAGATCTTAGAAGAACCAAAGCAGATCATCAGTACGACATAGAATCACAAATTTCaccacaaataaaaatgttgcaaaataa GTTACACAATTTACGTGATGCTGGTAATAAAAGGTtagatatattgaaaaatatgagTGATCATACATTCAAGGCATTACATTGGTTACGAGAAAACAAAAACCTGTTTAAACACCCGGTGTATGAGCCGATGATTTTAGAG TTAAACTTTACGGAACCCCACATGGCAAAATATTTAGAGAATACTGTGGGAGTGCGGGATTTAACTGCTTTCACCTTTGAAGACTACTCGGATATGAATTTGTTTATACGAAAAGTGCGCGGTGAATTAAAACTGAATATGACCAATGCTGTGTGTAGTCCATCTTCAAATGCCGTATATTCTCCTCCTGTGGATATTTCACAattgaa acATTTAgggttttatacatatttattaaatactgtAACGGGCCCTAGCCCTATTTTGAGATATCTTTGCAAACAGTATGGAATACATAGAATTCCAATCGGCGACGCTAAGACATACGATGTCAGTCAAAACGTACCATCAAATATATCGTTCTTTTTCACAA TAAATCATCGATTTGTTATAAGGGTTTCATCTTATAGTGGAAGGAAACTGACATCAACTTCTGAGATTCGGAAATCAAGATATTTATCTCATACTATTGATCAAGCTTCCATTGATAGTGTTGAAAAGAa CATAGAGAACTTCACAAGACagagagagaaaaaaatcaatacaatgaaagaaatcgatatCAAACTGtcaaattttgatgaaaatctTAACACATATATTGCTGAAAGGCAGAAGCTTCACGAATCTTTAGATaga ATGAAAACAATTTTATCCCGGGTTAGAatgcaacaaaataaaattaacactaTGGAAAATCAGCCCAGTTTCGATATAGAAGTggagaaagaaaaatataacTCCGATATGAACAATTGTGTTGTAAAATTGACGCAGTTGCAAGAAAAAGTTTTTGCATTATTTGTAGATTTGAAAGAAGAAGTAATCAAAACGGACGTATTAAATGTAAATCTTAGAGTTATATATACAAATCTTTTGGAAAAGAAAAGACAGCAAACAGAACACCAAAATAATCTCACCAACATTGAA TTAACTTTgtcaacaataaataataaattgacaagCGTATTAGCTAAAGCTAAAGAAAAACTTCGTATGGCAAAACACATCACTGGCGAATTTCTTCCACACCAAAAAGGCTTTCCTTTTATGAAAGAATTCTCTGAATTACCCAGCGAATTAGATGAATTGCAAGAACACATTACAACGCTTCAAGCTAGGATCAATTGTATGGATGGCGGCGATGATAATGTCGTGGAAGAATACAAGCGTCGTAAGGAAGTAATCAAAAAATTACGTCAAGAAATCGATGAAATAGCAAAGTTAGATCAAAACGACGCACTTAGAATTCAGTCCTTAAG aaataaatggtTACCCCCATTGGAAAAGCAAATCGAAGATATCAATCAAAAGTTCAGTGGTATGTTCGCTCAACTAGGATGTGCTGGAGAAGTGAAATTATCAAAAACAGGAGCAGAA GATGATTACGACCTGTACGGTATTAGTATCttggtaaggtttcgtgaggatgCGGAACTCCAACAGCTGACACGCACCACGCAAAGCGGTGGAGAAAGAGCTTTGGCCACCGCTTTGTATCTCATGGCGCTGCAACAACTTTCACAAGCACCGTTTAG GTGTGTCGATGAAATAAACCAAGGAATGGATCCGATCAATGAACGGAAAATGTTCCAACTTTTGGTGAAAATCACAACAGAATGTGACGCTTCATCGCAGTACTTCCTTTTAACTCCAAag TTATTGAAGAATTTGGAATACACGAAGAGTATAAAAGTTCATACCATTATGAATGGGCCACAAGCTGTGAAGTACAGCAAATGGAATTTCAAAAGATTTATACGAAACGGTCTTAAAAACTAA